The region TGGCCAGAGAGATCCGCTCCAAACCTCCTTACACAGACTATGTTTCAAcaagatggtaaaaaaaaaatagatttcctGCATTTGGAGAAGTATGATGTTAAagcagtagttttttttttgccaaagagcttagattttttaaatcttatgcTGATTGAAATCAACTTTTATATTGAGATATTTCTGGTCTGCGTCAAGGTACCGCGCTCCTGAGGTGTTACTAAGGTCATCTACCTACAGCTCTCCTATTGATCTATGGGCTGTGGGCTGCATCATGGCTGAACTTTACACCCTTAGACCTCTTTTTCCTGGAAATAGTGAAGTGGATGAAATCTTTAAGATCTGCCAAGTTCTGGGCACCGTTAAAAAGGTGAGGAATTTCTGGATGGAAAGAGGTGGAAAAGACTGCCTTAACTTTAGCTGCTCCTGTAAAGTTATAACTATTTTATTGGTATTACTACGAAGATATCTTAAGACAGCATCGCTCAGCCCtaatatctatatttaaaaggGTGTGTGAGGGGTGGGGGgttctttatcattttatcCAGTTATTAAGAGCCAATGTGGAAGCCATTGCGACCCCAGAGTTGCAGGTTGCAGACCTATGGGTTTgagaaagtaacaaaaatatagaattattttatattttatgtaacaaaacAGTTAAATGCCCTTTTAAAAATGCCTTGTAAAGACAAAATTTGATaggtacgtttttttttttttgtttgtttgtttgtttttttgcacctGATGATTTGATCATCTTTACAATTAGATGGATTGGCCAGAGGGCTACCAACTAGCATCTGCCATGAATTTCCGCTTTCCCCAATGTGTGCCGACCAACTTGAAGACCCTTATTCCAAATGCCAGCAAGGAGGCTATTGCACTGATGCAGGACTTTCTGCAGTGGGACCCTAAGAAAAGGCCCACCGCTGTACAGGTAGGCAAAACTAATGTTCTGACATAAAGGCTTAACATTTAGTCCAGTGTTCATGCTTTTAAATTGTATATTGGTAGTAACAGTTTAACATATTCTACCCGTTTTGTTCTCTCCCCGGCAAGGCCTTGCGGTATCCTTACTTCCAAGTAGGCCAGGTGTTGGGGCCTCGTCCTCAGAGCCAAGAGGCTAAGAAGGTCAAAGCTTGTCCGATGGTTCAGAAGCAGCTCTCTGAGTCAAAGACAGATCCCCAGCAGTCATCGTCAGACTCCAAAGCTTCCGCATCTTCAAGAAACTATTTTCAGCATCAGCCTCTTCAGCAGATCCCAATGCCTCAGGTTGACAGTAAAACCGAAGGCATCAGCCACGCAGTGAGTAGCCTAATGCAATTCTTAAACACCTCTGTATGGATCAAAACATAATACCCCCCTTTCTTTTTATCAGAAGGCAACATCAATGGGCAGTGAAAATGCTGCAGGCGGCAGCGGGATGGGGCTGCTGAAGAGTGGTCGTCGTCGCTGGGGTCAGGCAGTATCCAAGGCATCAGACAGCTGGGACGAATCCGACCAATCGGAAACCGCTGCCTCCAACTCCAAGAAACCTAGCCTGGGGACTACAGAGGAGGATAGGAAACAAGAGCACTGCTCACAGTAAGTGTTGTAATGTGCTAAACGTGTGGCAAATTCCAGTTATGAGGCGCATCATTGTATGGTTGATAAAACTGTAacaattaaactgtttttttattattattaatatttgaatttgtttgcAGGCCCAAAGAGCAGAAACCTCTATATTCATTTAGCACAGTTACAAAAATTCCCAGCAATGTTAAAGTTGGTCAAGCAGATTATAATCTTCCTGGATCAGCAGCACGGCAGCACTATCTCGGCCAGTCTCGCTACCTGCCAGGTAAGACAAATGGACAGCCTTCTTTGTGCCTAATAGGAGCAcaattcatcaaaaaaaaagttaaatatgaaataagtatttttgtGACATATACAGTACTTTACCCATACATTTATCAGTCCATACAACCACCTATTACCTAAACCTGCTTATCATTACCAATGctatgtaaaatgttt is a window of Xiphophorus maculatus strain JP 163 A chromosome 21, X_maculatus-5.0-male, whole genome shotgun sequence DNA encoding:
- the mak gene encoding serine/threonine-protein kinase MAK isoform X8 encodes the protein MNRYTTLKQLGDGTYGSVLMGRSNESGELVAIKRMKRKFYSWEECMNLREVKSLKKLNHANVVKLKEVIRENDHLYFVFEYMKENLYQLMKDRRKLFPESVIRNISFQILQGLSFIHKHGFFHRDMKPENLLCMGPELVKIADFGLAREIRSKPPYTDYVSTRWYRAPEVLLRSSTYSSPIDLWAVGCIMAELYTLRPLFPGNSEVDEIFKICQVLGTVKKMDWPEGYQLASAMNFRFPQCVPTNLKTLIPNASKEAIALMQDFLQWDPKKRPTAVQALRYPYFQVGQVLGPRPQSQEAKKVKACPMVQKQLSESKTDPQQSSSDSKASASSRNYFQHQPLQQIPMPQVDSKTEGISHAKATSMGSENAAGGSGMGLLKSGRRRWGQAVSKASDSWDESDQSETAASNSKKPSLGTTEEDRKQEHCSQPKEQKPLYSFSTVTKIPSNVKVGQADYNLPGSAARQHYLGQSRYLPGLIGKSQTSSGEKELSAMTLRDLWENSSHIANKPLCPIGGGLAVTRANAGNFVSTKYNLSSGYIPSFQKKEVGTVGQRIQLAPLAGQHSNYEGWKRRADRTQMKGSSFSALGKTSGNLLSRAPAVQPVHGRVDWTSKYGGNR
- the mak gene encoding serine/threonine-protein kinase MAK isoform X5, coding for MNRYTTLKQLGDGTYGSVLMGRSNESGELVAIKRMKRKFYSWEECMNLREVKSLKKLNHANVVKLKEVIRENDHLYFVFEYMKENLYQLMKDRENKMFTENEIRNIMFQVLSGLAFVHKHGFFHRDMKPENLLCMGPELVKIADFGLAREIRSKPPYTDYVSTRWYRAPEVLLRSSTYSSPIDLWAVGCIMAELYTLRPLFPGNSEVDEIFKICQVLGTVKKMDWPEGYQLASAMNFRFPQCVPTNLKTLIPNASKEAIALMQDFLQWDPKKRPTAVQALRYPYFQVGQVLGPRPQSQEAKKVKACPMVQKQLSESKTDPQQSSSDSKASASSRNYFQHQPLQQIPMPQVDSKTEGISHAKATSMGSENAAGGSGMGLLKSGRRRWGQAVSKASDSWDESDQSETAASNSKKPSLGTTEEDRKQEHCSQPKEQKPLYSFSTVTKIPSNVKVGQADYNLPGSAARQHYLGQSRYLPGLIGKSQTSSGEKELSAMTLRDLWENSSHIANKPLCPIGGGLAVTRANAGNFVSTKYNLSSGYIPSFQKKEVGTVGQRIQLAPLAGQHSNYEGWKRRADRTQMKGSSFSALGKTSGNLLSRAPAVQPVHGRVDWTSKYGGNR
- the mak gene encoding serine/threonine-protein kinase MAK isoform X9, whose protein sequence is MNRYTTLKQLGDGTYGSVLMGRSNESGELVAIKRMKRKFYSWEECMNLREVKSLKKLNHANVVKLKEVIRENDHLYFVFEYMKENLYQLMKDRRKLFPESVIRNISFQILQGLSFIHKHGFFHRDMKPENLLCMGPELVKIADFGLAREIRSKPPYTDYVSTRWYRAPEVLLRSSTYSSPIDLWAVGCIMAELYTLRPLFPGNSEVDEIFKICQVLGTVKKMDWPEGYQLASAMNFRFPQCVPTNLKTLIPNASKEAIALMQDFLQWDPKKRPTAVQALRYPYFQVGQVLGPRPQSQEAKKVKACPMVQKQLSESKTDPQQSSSDSKASASSRNYFQHQPLQQIPMPQVDSKTEGISHAKATSMGSENAAGGSGMGLLKSGRRRWGQAVSKASDSWDESDQSETAASNSKKPSLGTTEEDRKQEHCSQPKEQKPLYSFSTVTKIPSNVKVGQADYNLPGSAARQHYLGQSRYLPGLIGKSQTSSGEKELSAMTLRDLWENSSHIANKPLCPIGGGLAVTRANAEENATKSVDSTPEKTVVKERILEKIDLSKGNFVSTKYNLSSGYIPSFQKKEVGTVGQRIQLAPLAGQHSNYEGWKRRADRTQMKGSSFSALGKTSGNLLSRAPAVQPVHGRVDWTSKYGGNR
- the mak gene encoding serine/threonine-protein kinase MAK isoform X7, which encodes MKPENLLCMGPELVKIADFGLAREIRSKPPYTDYVSTRWYRAPEVLLRSSTYSSPIDLWAVGCIMAELYTLRPLFPGNSEVDEIFKICQVLGTVKKMDWPEGYQLASAMNFRFPQCVPTNLKTLIPNASKEAIALMQDFLQWDPKKRPTAVQALRYPYFQVGQVLGPRPQSQEAKKVKACPMVQKQLSESKTDPQQSSSDSKASASSRNYFQHQPLQQIPMPQVDSKTEGISHAKATSMGSENAAGGSGMGLLKSGRRRWGQAVSKASDSWDESDQSETAASNSKKPSLGTTEEDRKQEHCSQPKEQKPLYSFSTVTKIPSNVKVGQADYNLPGSAARQHYLGQSRYLPGLIGKSQTSSGEKELSAMTLRDLWENSSHIANKPLCPIGGGLAVTRANAEENATKSVDSTPEKTVVKERILEKIDLSKGNFVSTKYNLSSGYIPSFQKKEVGTVGQRIQLAPLAGQHSINLSSNSSPDHKKEKTKSAKLKPISNSSLSETNEDYEGWKRRADRTQMKGSSFSALGKTSGNLLSRAPAVQPVHGRVDWTSKYGGNR
- the mak gene encoding serine/threonine-protein kinase MAK isoform X4 — encoded protein: MNRYTTLKQLGDGTYGSVLMGRSNESGELVAIKRMKRKFYSWEECMNLREVKSLKKLNHANVVKLKEVIRENDHLYFVFEYMKENLYQLMKDRENKMFTENEIRNIMFQVLSGLAFVHKHGFFHRDMKPENLLCMGPELVKIADFGLAREIRSKPPYTDYVSTRWYRAPEVLLRSSTYSSPIDLWAVGCIMAELYTLRPLFPGNSEVDEIFKICQVLGTVKKMDWPEGYQLASAMNFRFPQCVPTNLKTLIPNASKEAIALMQDFLQWDPKKRPTAVQALRYPYFQVGQVLGPRPQSQEAKKVKACPMVQKQLSESKTDPQQSSSDSKASASSRNYFQHQPLQQIPMPQVDSKTEGISHAKATSMGSENAAGGSGMGLLKSGRRRWGQAVSKASDSWDESDQSETAASNSKKPSLGTTEEDRKQEHCSQPKEQKPLYSFSTVTKIPSNVKVGQADYNLPGSAARQHYLGQSRYLPGLIGKSQTSSGEKELSAMTLRDLWENSSHIANKPLCPIGGGLAVTRANAEENATKSVDSTPEKTVVKERILEKIDLSKGNFVSTKYNLSSGYIPSFQKKEVGTVGQRIQLAPLAGQHSNYEGWKRRADRTQMKGSSFSALGKTSGNLLSRAPAVQPVHGRVDWTSKYGGNR
- the mak gene encoding serine/threonine-protein kinase MAK isoform X3; this translates as MNRYTTLKQLGDGTYGSVLMGRSNESGELVAIKRMKRKFYSWEECMNLREVKSLKKLNHANVVKLKEVIRENDHLYFVFEYMKENLYQLMKDRENKMFTENEIRNIMFQVLSGLAFVHKHGFFHRDMKPENLLCMGPELVKIADFGLAREIRSKPPYTDYVSTRWYRAPEVLLRSSTYSSPIDLWAVGCIMAELYTLRPLFPGNSEVDEIFKICQVLGTVKKMDWPEGYQLASAMNFRFPQCVPTNLKTLIPNASKEAIALMQDFLQWDPKKRPTAVQALRYPYFQVGQVLGPRPQSQEAKKVKACPMVQKQLSESKTDPQQSSSDSKASASSRNYFQHQPLQQIPMPQVDSKTEGISHAKATSMGSENAAGGSGMGLLKSGRRRWGQAVSKASDSWDESDQSETAASNSKKPSLGTTEEDRKQEHCSQPKEQKPLYSFSTVTKIPSNVKVGQADYNLPGSAARQHYLGQSRYLPGLIGKSQTSSGEKELSAMTLRDLWENSSHIANKPLCPIGGGLAVTRANAGNFVSTKYNLSSGYIPSFQKKEVGTVGQRIQLAPLAGQHSINLSSNSSPDHKKEKTKSAKLKPISNSSLSETNEDYEGWKRRADRTQMKGSSFSALGKTSGNLLSRAPAVQPVHGRVDWTSKYGGNR
- the mak gene encoding serine/threonine-protein kinase MAK isoform X6 — translated: MFTENEIRNIMFQVLSGLAFVHKHGFFHRDMKPENLLCMGPELVKIADFGLAREIRSKPPYTDYVSTRWYRAPEVLLRSSTYSSPIDLWAVGCIMAELYTLRPLFPGNSEVDEIFKICQVLGTVKKMDWPEGYQLASAMNFRFPQCVPTNLKTLIPNASKEAIALMQDFLQWDPKKRPTAVQALRYPYFQVGQVLGPRPQSQEAKKVKACPMVQKQLSESKTDPQQSSSDSKASASSRNYFQHQPLQQIPMPQVDSKTEGISHAKATSMGSENAAGGSGMGLLKSGRRRWGQAVSKASDSWDESDQSETAASNSKKPSLGTTEEDRKQEHCSQPKEQKPLYSFSTVTKIPSNVKVGQADYNLPGSAARQHYLGQSRYLPGLIGKSQTSSGEKELSAMTLRDLWENSSHIANKPLCPIGGGLAVTRANAEENATKSVDSTPEKTVVKERILEKIDLSKGNFVSTKYNLSSGYIPSFQKKEVGTVGQRIQLAPLAGQHSINLSSNSSPDHKKEKTKSAKLKPISNSSLSETNEDYEGWKRRADRTQMKGSSFSALGKTSGNLLSRAPAVQPVHGRVDWTSKYGGNR